The following are from one region of the Candidatus Shapirobacteria bacterium genome:
- the topA gene encoding type I DNA topoisomerase encodes MGDKSLLVVESPTKAKTIGKYLGKDFEVIATVGHLRDLPGNKMSVDIKHGFEPDYKIDPKKKNVVEDLIRTAARVKRVLLATDPDREGEAISWHVEWLLTHPDESKVLKSKSLKVGKSESLKVGKKLDISRITFHEITKDAISDAMGKARAVDMDLVNAQQGRRILDRVVGYTLSPVLWRKVRRGLSGGRVQSVAVRLVCEREKEIEAFKKEVFFKVLAELKKGREKFDADLIKVEEKSAFKTEKIKLFDGVYSFTKSIFEDRQKVTKFVNDLSNQMVVEKVTEKEINRTPLPAFTTSKLQQAAARRFGWPGKTTMSVAQRLFERGFITYHRTDSVYIAEKTINDFRKYIGKTYGEKYISAKIRYYKNTAKNAQEAHEAIRPTDVNRTELADADPRENRLYQMIWKRAVATQGAAAITGSTVVNLRDGGGLFQSKGVRMIFDGFLKINGEKFEDQILPALKEGEMISATKIWFEESETNPPPRYTEASLVSSLEKQGIGRPSTYAPIISTIQIRQYVEKDEGKFIPTALGKAANEFLVRNFSEVLSLPFTADMEGNLDKIAAGKLDWKKMMKTFWNRFEKDVKIAEAGAERVKVETEKLGEKCPECKEGELVIRLGKFGKFISCSRFPECRYTKQYQEVAGFDCPTCGAPVVIKRTRSGKKFYGCSKYPECKWAGWKKP; translated from the coding sequence ATGGGAGACAAGAGTTTATTGGTAGTGGAATCGCCGACGAAAGCGAAAACTATAGGGAAATATTTGGGAAAAGATTTTGAGGTGATTGCGACCGTGGGTCATTTGAGAGATTTGCCGGGGAATAAGATGTCGGTGGATATTAAACACGGTTTTGAGCCGGATTACAAGATCGATCCCAAGAAAAAAAATGTGGTAGAGGACCTTATTAGAACTGCGGCCAGAGTTAAAAGAGTATTGTTGGCGACAGATCCGGATCGGGAAGGGGAAGCAATATCGTGGCATGTGGAGTGGTTGCTGACGCATCCAGATGAGTCAAAAGTCTTAAAGTCTAAAAGTCTGAAAGTGGGAAAGTCTGAAAGTTTGAAAGTGGGAAAGAAGCTTGATATCAGCAGAATAACATTTCATGAAATTACTAAGGACGCAATTTCTGATGCGATGGGAAAAGCACGGGCGGTGGATATGGATTTGGTAAACGCGCAGCAGGGGAGAAGGATTCTTGACCGGGTGGTGGGTTATACTTTATCTCCGGTTTTGTGGAGAAAAGTAAGGAGAGGTTTGTCCGGTGGGCGGGTGCAGTCGGTGGCGGTGAGACTGGTGTGCGAAAGGGAAAAAGAGATTGAGGCATTTAAAAAAGAAGTGTTTTTTAAGGTATTGGCGGAATTGAAAAAGGGGAGGGAAAAGTTTGACGCTGATCTGATAAAGGTGGAAGAAAAGTCGGCGTTTAAAACGGAAAAGATCAAACTATTTGACGGGGTTTATTCTTTTACCAAGTCGATTTTTGAGGATAGGCAGAAGGTGACGAAATTCGTGAATGACCTATCAAACCAAATGGTGGTCGAGAAAGTAACAGAGAAAGAAATTAACAGAACGCCGCTGCCGGCTTTTACAACATCAAAACTTCAACAGGCAGCGGCCAGGAGGTTTGGATGGCCAGGGAAAACGACAATGAGTGTGGCGCAAAGATTGTTTGAAAGAGGCTTTATAACATACCATCGGACTGATTCGGTCTATATTGCCGAAAAAACGATAAATGATTTCAGAAAATATATCGGCAAAACATACGGAGAAAAGTATATATCGGCAAAGATCAGGTACTATAAAAATACGGCCAAGAATGCCCAGGAGGCGCATGAGGCTATCAGGCCGACAGACGTAAATAGGACAGAACTGGCGGATGCAGACCCGAGGGAGAATAGACTATACCAAATGATTTGGAAACGGGCAGTGGCAACACAGGGGGCAGCGGCGATAACAGGAAGTACGGTGGTTAATCTGCGAGACGGAGGCGGTCTGTTTCAGTCAAAAGGAGTAAGGATGATTTTTGATGGGTTTTTGAAGATTAATGGAGAGAAATTTGAAGATCAGATATTGCCGGCTTTAAAAGAAGGAGAGATGATTTCGGCTACAAAGATATGGTTTGAGGAGTCGGAAACTAACCCACCGCCAAGATATACCGAGGCAAGTTTGGTATCGAGCCTGGAAAAACAGGGAATCGGGCGACCAAGTACTTATGCGCCGATTATCTCGACTATTCAGATTCGACAGTATGTGGAAAAGGATGAGGGGAAATTTATCCCAACAGCATTGGGCAAGGCGGCCAATGAATTTTTGGTAAGGAATTTTTCTGAAGTTTTGTCGTTGCCGTTTACGGCTGACATGGAGGGTAATTTGGACAAAATTGCGGCGGGAAAATTGGATTGGAAAAAAATGATGAAAACATTTTGGAACAGATTTGAGAAGGATGTAAAAATAGCCGAAGCCGGGGCAGAGAGAGTGAAGGTGGAGACGGAAAAATTGGGGGAAAAATGTCCGGAGTGTAAGGAGGGGGAGCTGGTTATTAGACTGGGGAAATTCGGGAAGTTTATTTCTTGTAGCCGGTTTCCGGAGTGTAGGTATACTAAACAGTATCAGGAAGTGGCCGGATTTGACTGTCCGACGTGTGGGGCGCCGGTGGTAATAAAGAGAACCCGGAGCGGCAAGAAATTTTATGGCTGCTCGAAATATCCGGAGTGTAAGTGGGCAGGGTGGAAGAAACCTTAA
- the dprA gene encoding DNA-processing protein DprA, whose amino-acid sequence MEIKVICKDSDSFPYLLRQIPDCPDRLYCLGNTELLREKKALAVVGSRNISEYGKEVVEKLVPELVRTGIVVVSGMAFGVDAQVQRVCTERGGKTIAVLASGVDVVSPRSNKWLYELILASGGLIVSEYANGVLPAPEKFLARNRIISGISRGVVVIEGSKRSGTLVTARLAAEQGREVWAVPGRMTDTNSAAPNYLIKNGANIVTGIEDLEGL is encoded by the coding sequence GTGGAAATAAAAGTAATTTGTAAAGATAGTGACAGTTTTCCGTATTTACTGCGGCAGATACCGGATTGCCCCGATAGACTGTATTGTCTTGGGAATACGGAGTTGCTAAGAGAAAAGAAAGCCCTGGCGGTGGTGGGGAGCAGAAATATCAGTGAATACGGGAAAGAAGTGGTGGAAAAGCTAGTTCCGGAACTGGTCAGAACCGGGATTGTGGTAGTGTCGGGGATGGCCTTTGGGGTAGATGCTCAAGTGCAAAGGGTTTGTACTGAGAGGGGCGGGAAAACAATTGCGGTTTTGGCTTCGGGAGTGGACGTGGTTAGCCCGAGGTCGAATAAGTGGCTTTATGAATTGATTTTGGCTAGTGGAGGGTTGATAGTTTCAGAATATGCAAACGGAGTATTGCCGGCCCCGGAAAAATTTTTGGCAAGAAACAGAATAATTTCCGGAATCTCGAGGGGGGTAGTGGTAATTGAGGGGTCGAAAAGAAGCGGAACTTTGGTAACAGCAAGGCTGGCGGCGGAGCAGGGGCGGGAGGTATGGGCAGTGCCAGGGAGAATGACAGATACCAATTCGGCAGCGCCAAATTATCTGATTAAAAACGGGGCGAATATTGTAACGGGGATTGAAGATTTAGAAGGATTGTAG
- a CDS encoding penicillin-binding transpeptidase domain-containing protein has protein sequence MKVGLFLSFGILFVGFCNLSIIRHKYYYSLSRENRIFETVIPAGRGLIVDRKDRVVAKSFYQYFKMVDGNRVYDDQGDFLGYRFEGKDLAYELKRQYPYGESMSFITGYVGQVNEKEINTDKCKERLGFGSVLGRGGTEEYFDCDLRGVDGKRLIEVDAKGKYIRELGRQEPEIGEKITLSLDAYWQEKIYKMLEGKKAVVIISNPQNGEIVSMVSSPGFDPNVFSFQQDNVAINNYLDDKVDLPLLNRAVAARYHPGSVFKLTMATGGLETGVIDGNTLIEDTGVIKVGEYSYSNWLWNKSGGTDGMVNIVKALKRSNDIFFYRLGERMGLERIVTWADKFGFGKKAGVELPGEISGILPDEKWKIENKGEKWFLGNTYHLAIGQGDLSVTPLQVNQMTNVVANGGVKCKMTLIRNGKAECESLGIKKETIKLVVGGMKEACKSGGTAWPLFNFKTEIACKTGTAEVGDGSKETHAWLTAFAPVDEPQISITVVVERGGEGSDVAAPIVGDILKEWFEEPETVVPRYGTPTPGIKM, from the coding sequence TTGAAAGTAGGTCTGTTTTTGAGCTTTGGGATATTGTTTGTCGGATTTTGCAATTTGTCGATTATCAGACACAAATATTACTATAGTTTATCCAGGGAAAACCGAATTTTTGAAACGGTAATCCCGGCCGGAAGGGGATTGATAGTCGACCGGAAAGACAGGGTGGTGGCGAAAAGTTTTTATCAATACTTTAAAATGGTTGACGGAAACAGGGTTTATGATGACCAGGGGGACTTTTTGGGCTATCGGTTTGAGGGTAAAGATTTGGCATATGAGTTAAAGCGGCAATACCCATATGGGGAATCGATGTCTTTTATTACCGGATATGTGGGGCAAGTAAATGAAAAGGAAATAAATACGGATAAGTGCAAAGAGCGGTTGGGATTTGGAAGTGTGTTGGGACGGGGAGGAACTGAAGAGTATTTTGATTGTGATCTTCGGGGGGTGGACGGTAAACGGTTGATAGAAGTAGATGCAAAGGGGAAATATATCAGAGAGCTAGGGAGACAGGAGCCGGAAATAGGGGAAAAAATTACCTTAAGTTTGGATGCTTACTGGCAGGAAAAGATTTATAAAATGCTTGAAGGGAAAAAGGCGGTGGTAATAATCAGCAACCCCCAAAACGGAGAAATAGTCAGCATGGTTTCCAGTCCCGGGTTTGACCCCAATGTGTTTTCATTTCAGCAGGATAATGTAGCGATTAATAATTATCTGGACGATAAGGTAGATTTGCCGCTTCTGAACAGGGCGGTGGCGGCAAGATATCATCCGGGTTCGGTGTTTAAACTGACGATGGCAACCGGCGGACTGGAAACGGGTGTAATTGATGGCAATACTCTGATCGAGGATACCGGGGTGATAAAGGTGGGTGAATATTCCTATTCGAATTGGCTGTGGAACAAAAGCGGCGGGACAGATGGGATGGTGAATATTGTAAAAGCCCTGAAGAGATCTAATGATATATTTTTTTATAGATTGGGGGAGAGAATGGGACTGGAGAGAATTGTGACCTGGGCGGATAAATTTGGTTTTGGAAAAAAAGCGGGGGTGGAGTTACCGGGGGAAATTAGCGGGATTTTACCGGATGAAAAATGGAAAATTGAAAATAAGGGGGAGAAGTGGTTTTTGGGAAATACTTATCATTTGGCCATCGGACAGGGAGATTTGAGTGTGACACCTCTTCAGGTGAACCAGATGACGAATGTGGTAGCCAATGGGGGGGTGAAGTGTAAAATGACCTTGATTCGGAACGGGAAAGCGGAGTGCGAAAGTTTGGGGATAAAGAAAGAGACGATAAAGTTAGTAGTTGGGGGAATGAAAGAAGCCTGTAAAAGTGGAGGGACAGCGTGGCCGCTTTTTAACTTTAAGACTGAGATTGCCTGTAAGACAGGGACGGCGGAAGTGGGTGACGGGAGTAAAGAAACACATGCCTGGCTGACTGCTTTTGCACCAGTTGATGAGCCACAAATATCTATTACGGTTGTGGTGGAGAGAGGCGGGGAAGGGTCTGATGTGGCGGCGCCGATTGTGGGGGATATTTTGAAAGAATGGTTTGAGGAACCGGAAACGGTGGTGCCAAGATATGGGACACCAACACCGGGGATAAAAATGTAA
- a CDS encoding rod shape-determining protein, with product MISLFDFGGFVDKILAPFRWDIGVDLGSSNVLIYLRERGVVVDEPAMVARPKKKRWTGLSAPKLSNLRPIAFGTKAKEMVNREPIHIEVVNPIKNGIISDMESAEDMITYYLRLVYEIPSKYPKFLKPKVLVGVPGFVTDVQKRAVKTIFLAAGAAQVMLVEESILAAIGAGMPVNKSSGLLVVDIGGGKTEVSLVSMGGVVLTRASKVAGIELDNNIVNYVRMKYGVLIGPGTAERVKIESGRIFDGEGGSHSLVRGRDLESGLPRSIKLSASEIQEAVGLEVGKIVKMVKTVLDETPPELMDDILKRGIILVGSGAKLKGLDREIEKETKIVTRVTEDPGMSVIFGCGALIENRELLGQVRLVSGYRE from the coding sequence GTGATCAGTCTTTTTGATTTTGGAGGTTTTGTGGACAAAATTTTGGCGCCGTTTAGGTGGGATATTGGGGTTGACCTGGGCAGCAGTAATGTTTTGATTTATCTTCGAGAGCGGGGGGTGGTGGTGGATGAGCCGGCCATGGTGGCCCGACCAAAAAAGAAAAGATGGACCGGGTTGTCGGCGCCAAAATTGTCTAATCTGCGGCCAATTGCTTTTGGGACAAAGGCAAAAGAAATGGTTAACCGTGAGCCTATCCATATCGAAGTTGTTAACCCGATAAAAAACGGGATAATTTCGGATATGGAGTCGGCAGAAGATATGATTACTTACTATCTACGGTTGGTTTATGAAATACCCAGTAAATATCCTAAGTTTTTGAAACCCAAGGTATTGGTGGGAGTCCCGGGTTTTGTGACCGATGTTCAGAAACGGGCAGTAAAGACCATTTTTTTGGCGGCGGGGGCGGCCCAGGTAATGTTGGTGGAGGAATCGATTTTGGCGGCAATTGGGGCGGGGATGCCGGTTAATAAATCGTCGGGGTTGCTGGTGGTGGACATTGGCGGAGGAAAAACGGAAGTAAGTTTGGTATCGATGGGTGGGGTCGTGCTGACCCGGGCGAGTAAAGTAGCGGGGATAGAATTGGATAATAATATTGTGAATTATGTAAGGATGAAATATGGGGTGCTGATTGGTCCGGGTACGGCGGAACGGGTGAAAATTGAATCGGGAAGGATTTTTGATGGTGAGGGAGGGAGCCACTCTTTGGTGAGGGGTCGCGATCTGGAGTCTGGTCTGCCCCGGAGTATTAAACTAAGTGCTTCGGAAATTCAGGAGGCGGTGGGACTTGAGGTGGGAAAAATTGTTAAGATGGTGAAAACGGTGTTGGACGAAACTCCGCCGGAGCTGATGGATGATATTTTGAAAAGAGGAATTATTTTGGTGGGGAGCGGAGCGAAGCTGAAAGGTCTGGATAGAGAGATTGAAAAAGAGACTAAAATAGTAACCCGGGTGACAGAGGATCCGGGTATGTCGGTCATTTTTGGATGCGGGGCATTGATAGAAAACAGAGAATTACTCGGTCAGGTTAGACTGGTTTCGGGATATAGGGAATGA